One segment of Bacteroidales bacterium DNA contains the following:
- a CDS encoding linear amide C-N hydrolase, with protein sequence MKRQIKLVLLVLAFFMLQVYQSTACTRVVYRGPNGMIITARSMDWKTETKSNMWLFPRGLQRDGVTGPNTVKWVSKYGSVITSFGDNGSTDGMNEKGLVANLLWLAESVYPKIDLSKPGISIGTWVQYVLDNFATVNEAVNFLSKETFAVYSDKMPGSDLNATLHMAISDTLGDNAIFEYVKGKLVIHHDTAYQVMTNSPIFEKQLALNEYWKEIGGTTMLPGANRAADRFVRASFYINAIPKTDNTRIAVASVFSVIRNCSVPYGISTPSLPNISSTRWRTVADQKNKVYYFESALTPNIFWVNLKDVDFSEKAKTKKLTIANDEIYAGNAVKEFKEAEPFKFIGI encoded by the coding sequence ATGAAAAGACAAATTAAATTAGTTTTATTGGTACTTGCATTTTTTATGTTGCAGGTGTATCAATCAACAGCATGTACAAGAGTTGTGTATCGCGGACCAAATGGAATGATTATTACTGCCCGTTCGATGGACTGGAAAACCGAAACAAAAAGTAATATGTGGCTTTTCCCAAGAGGATTGCAGCGCGACGGTGTTACAGGTCCTAATACAGTAAAATGGGTTTCAAAATACGGAAGTGTTATTACATCTTTTGGTGATAATGGTTCAACTGATGGAATGAACGAAAAAGGATTAGTTGCTAATCTTTTGTGGTTGGCCGAATCGGTTTATCCGAAAATTGATTTAAGCAAACCTGGGATATCAATAGGTACATGGGTACAATATGTTTTAGATAACTTTGCAACAGTTAATGAAGCTGTAAATTTTTTATCAAAAGAAACCTTTGCTGTTTATTCAGATAAAATGCCTGGATCTGATTTAAATGCTACACTTCATATGGCAATTTCTGACACATTGGGAGATAATGCAATTTTTGAATATGTTAAAGGGAAACTGGTAATTCATCACGATACAGCTTACCAGGTTATGACCAATTCTCCGATATTCGAAAAACAATTAGCGTTAAATGAATACTGGAAAGAAATAGGAGGGACTACCATGTTGCCTGGCGCTAACAGGGCTGCTGATAGGTTTGTTAGAGCTTCATTTTATATAAATGCTATTCCTAAAACTGATAATACACGTATTGCTGTTGCAAGTGTATTCAGTGTTATAAGGAATTGCTCAGTGCCTTATGGAATTTCAACGCCATCACTACCAAATATTTCAAGTACAAGGTGGAGAACGGTTGCGGATCAGAAAAATAAAGTTTATTATTTTGAAAGCGCATTAACGCCAAATATTTTCTGGGTTAATCTTAAAGATGTTGATTTTTCTGAAAAAGCAAAAACGAAAAAACTTACTATTGCTAATGATGAAATTTATGCTGGTAATGCTGTTAAAGAATTTAAAGAAGCCGAACCATTTAAATTCATTGGGATTTAA
- a CDS encoding ATP-dependent Clp protease ATP-binding subunit: MEAKFSKRVKDVISFSREEALRLQNDYIGVEHLLLGIIREGEGMAVKILNYLGVDTNELRRGIEQSVKNTNSKNRNIENIPLVKQAERILKITYLEAKLFKSDLIGTEHLLLSILKDDDNIATKNLNNLGVDYDAVKSELQSIISQNPAQDNKPSAMKDDYSHGNNPDDDDMEDKGGGFGGSFNKKQGESKSKTPVLDNFGRDLTRLAEENRLDPVVGREKELERIAQILSRRKKNNPILIGEPGVGKSAIAEGLALRIVQRRVSRALFNKRIVTLDIASLVAGTKYRGQFEERMKAVLNELEKNQDVILFIDEIHTIVGAGGASGSLDASNMFKPALARGEIQCIGATTLDEYRQYIEKDGALERRFQKILVDPTSPEETVDILNNIKSKYEDHHLVIYSDEAIKACVTLTQRYISDRCLPDKAIDAMDEAGSRVHISNIHVPIEILNLENKIEEVREGKTNAIKSQKFEEAARFRDMERKHQDELEKEKKRWEEEAKINREIVSEENVAEVVAMMTGVPVQRIAKNEGERLLNMESDLESKVIGQDEAIKKVVRCIRRNRAGLKDPNKPIGTFIFLGPTGVGKTHLAKVLSRYLFDTDDALIRIDMSEYMEKFAVSRLIGAPPGYVGYEEGGQLTEKVRRKPYSVVLLDEVEKAHPDVFHLLLQVLDDGILTDSLGRRVDFKNTIIIMTSNIGSRQLKDFGQGVGFSTSAKQMRAADHAHGVIENALKKAFAPEFLNRIDDVVMFDSLKREDIHKIIDIELSGLYKRIQEMGFEIEVSVEAKDFILEKGWDEQFGARPLKRAIQKYIEDPLAEEIIKTKIADGETISIGFDSKKEELSIKIIKAKKIQKVKKTETEAGTDN, encoded by the coding sequence ATGGAAGCAAAATTTTCAAAAAGAGTAAAAGATGTTATTTCATTCAGCAGAGAAGAAGCGTTGAGATTACAAAACGATTATATTGGCGTTGAACATCTATTATTAGGAATTATTCGCGAAGGTGAAGGAATGGCAGTAAAAATACTGAATTATCTTGGCGTTGATACTAATGAATTACGCAGAGGTATTGAACAATCTGTGAAAAATACAAATAGTAAAAACAGGAATATAGAAAACATACCTCTTGTAAAACAAGCTGAACGTATTTTAAAAATTACATATCTTGAAGCAAAGCTTTTTAAAAGCGACCTTATCGGGACAGAACACCTGCTTCTCTCTATTTTAAAAGATGATGATAATATTGCAACAAAAAATTTGAATAATCTAGGTGTAGACTATGATGCCGTGAAATCGGAGCTTCAGTCGATAATATCACAAAACCCTGCTCAGGATAATAAACCCTCTGCTATGAAAGATGACTATTCTCATGGCAATAACCCCGATGATGACGATATGGAAGATAAAGGCGGAGGTTTTGGCGGATCGTTCAATAAAAAGCAGGGAGAATCAAAATCAAAAACACCTGTTCTTGATAATTTTGGACGAGATCTAACACGCCTTGCGGAAGAGAATCGTCTCGATCCTGTTGTGGGTCGTGAAAAAGAACTGGAACGTATAGCACAGATATTAAGCCGCAGGAAAAAGAATAATCCTATTCTTATTGGAGAACCGGGTGTTGGTAAATCAGCAATAGCTGAAGGATTAGCACTACGTATTGTTCAGCGCAGAGTTTCCCGTGCTTTATTCAACAAAAGAATAGTTACGCTTGATATCGCTTCACTTGTTGCCGGAACAAAATACCGCGGACAATTTGAAGAAAGAATGAAAGCCGTTTTAAACGAACTGGAAAAAAACCAGGATGTAATATTATTCATTGATGAAATTCATACTATTGTTGGAGCCGGTGGCGCTTCCGGTTCGCTCGATGCTTCAAATATGTTCAAACCGGCTCTTGCACGTGGCGAGATTCAGTGCATTGGAGCAACCACTCTTGATGAATACCGTCAATATATTGAAAAAGACGGAGCATTAGAAAGAAGATTCCAGAAAATTCTTGTTGACCCTACTTCACCTGAAGAAACAGTGGATATTCTAAATAATATTAAATCGAAATATGAAGACCACCATTTGGTAATTTATTCTGATGAAGCCATCAAAGCATGTGTTACTTTAACTCAGCGTTATATAAGCGATCGTTGTTTACCTGATAAAGCAATTGATGCTATGGATGAAGCAGGTTCTCGTGTTCATATCTCAAATATTCATGTTCCTATCGAGATATTAAATCTTGAAAATAAAATCGAAGAAGTTCGAGAAGGAAAAACCAATGCTATAAAAAGCCAGAAGTTTGAAGAAGCAGCACGTTTCAGGGATATGGAACGCAAGCACCAGGATGAACTTGAAAAAGAGAAAAAACGCTGGGAAGAAGAAGCAAAAATAAACAGAGAAATTGTTAGTGAAGAAAATGTTGCTGAAGTTGTTGCTATGATGACAGGCGTTCCCGTTCAGCGTATTGCTAAAAATGAAGGTGAACGCTTATTGAATATGGAAAGCGATCTTGAAAGTAAAGTAATTGGACAAGATGAAGCAATAAAAAAAGTGGTGCGTTGTATACGCAGAAACCGTGCAGGATTGAAAGATCCAAACAAACCAATAGGAACATTTATTTTCCTTGGGCCTACCGGAGTTGGAAAAACACACCTGGCTAAAGTTCTTTCGAGATATTTGTTTGATACTGATGATGCACTTATTCGTATTGACATGAGTGAATACATGGAAAAATTTGCAGTATCAAGACTTATAGGAGCTCCTCCGGGATACGTTGGTTATGAAGAAGGCGGACAGCTTACTGAAAAAGTTCGCAGGAAACCTTATTCTGTTGTACTTCTTGATGAAGTAGAAAAAGCCCATCCTGATGTTTTCCATTTGTTATTACAAGTGCTCGATGATGGGATTCTTACAGATAGCTTAGGTCGTCGTGTTGATTTTAAAAATACAATTATCATCATGACATCCAATATCGGTTCACGTCAGTTAAAAGATTTCGGTCAAGGTGTAGGATTCTCAACTTCTGCTAAACAAATGCGTGCAGCCGACCATGCTCACGGTGTAATAGAAAATGCATTAAAAAAAGCATTTGCTCCCGAATTCCTTAACCGTATCGATGATGTTGTAATGTTTGATTCATTAAAACGTGAAGATATCCACAAAATCATTGACATTGAACTTTCAGGACTTTATAAGAGAATTCAGGAAATGGGCTTTGAAATTGAAGTAAGCGTTGAAGCAAAAGATTTTATTCTTGAAAAAGGATGGGATGAACAATTTGGAGCTCGTCCGTTAAAACGTGCTATCCAGAAATATATTGAAGATCCACTTGCTGAAGAAATAATTAAAACAAAAATTGCTGATGGAGAAACTATTTCCATAGGATTTGATTCGAAGAAAGAAGAACTTTCAATTAAAATAATTAAAGCTAAGAAAATTCAGAAAGTAAAAAAAACTGAGACTGAAGCGGGAACAGACAACTAA
- the gyrA gene encoding DNA gyrase subunit A: MAEGEKIVQINIEDQMKSAYIDYSMSVIVSRALPDVRDGFKPVHRRVLFGMLELGNLSNRPYKKSARIVGEVLGKYHPHGDTSVYDAMVRMAQEWSLRYPLVDGQGNFGSIDGDSPAAMRYTEARLKKIAEEMLADLDKETVDFTLNFDDTLEEPTVLPSRIPNLLINGTSGIAVGMATNMPPHNLGEVIDGTIAYIDNRDITITELMKFIKAPDFPTGGVIYGYDGVIEAFETGRGRIVVRGEANIETLSSGRERIVVTSIPYQVNKAEMIKKTADLINDKKIEGIADIRDESDRSGMRIVYDLKKDAVSNVVLNNLYQSTSLQSAFSVNNVALVKGRPQTLNLKQLIHYFVEHRHDVVIRRTKYELREAEKRAHILEGLLIALDHLDEVIALIRASKTPDEAKTGLMEKFNLSEIQSKAILAMRLQQLTGLEREKLQQEYNDLMELIKRLKLILEDDNMCMQIIKEELIEIKEKYNDKPRTEIIHAASDFRIEDTIADDSVVITISHMGYIKRTMLTEYRVQSRGGKGSKGSDIRDEDYIEHVFVATMHEYMLFFTEKGKCFWLRVYEVPEGTKASKGRAIQNVINIPPDDKVKAFINVKSLDKEEYINNNFIILCTKKGTIKKTSLEAYSRPRSSGINAINIKEDDQLLEAKLTNGTNEVLLANLSGRAIRFNESKVRPMGRNATGVRGITLAGKDDEVIGMVCIEKDIYDILVVSENGYGKRSKLEDYRITNRGGKGVKTLNITNKTGKLIALKEVLDTDHLMIINKSGITIRMEVKSLRVMGRATQGVRLIKMNDDDSIASVTPIEEEKLNGNGNPDNDSEISDIDDNMENVNVVSEDNMNEKDE, translated from the coding sequence ATGGCAGAAGGAGAAAAAATAGTACAGATTAACATTGAAGACCAAATGAAGTCGGCTTACATCGATTATTCGATGTCAGTCATTGTGTCACGTGCATTACCTGATGTAAGAGATGGTTTTAAGCCTGTTCACCGCAGGGTGCTTTTCGGAATGCTTGAACTTGGCAATTTGTCTAACAGACCTTATAAAAAGTCAGCCAGAATAGTAGGAGAAGTATTGGGTAAATACCATCCTCATGGCGATACTTCGGTATATGATGCGATGGTGCGAATGGCCCAGGAATGGTCATTGCGTTATCCGCTTGTAGATGGACAGGGAAACTTTGGATCCATTGATGGCGACAGTCCGGCTGCAATGCGTTACACTGAAGCAAGACTTAAGAAAATAGCAGAAGAAATGTTAGCTGACCTTGACAAGGAAACGGTTGATTTTACTCTAAATTTTGATGATACTCTGGAGGAACCTACCGTATTACCATCAAGGATTCCAAATCTTCTTATTAACGGTACTTCTGGAATTGCAGTAGGAATGGCAACGAATATGCCTCCTCATAACCTGGGTGAAGTAATTGATGGTACAATTGCATATATAGATAACCGCGATATCACAATTACTGAGCTGATGAAATTTATTAAAGCTCCTGATTTTCCTACAGGTGGCGTTATATATGGGTATGATGGCGTTATTGAAGCTTTTGAAACAGGTAGAGGGCGAATAGTTGTAAGAGGTGAAGCAAATATTGAAACACTTTCATCGGGAAGAGAACGCATTGTTGTAACTTCAATTCCTTACCAGGTAAATAAAGCCGAGATGATTAAAAAAACGGCTGACCTTATTAATGATAAAAAAATTGAAGGCATAGCAGATATAAGGGATGAATCTGATCGCAGTGGAATGCGCATTGTATACGACCTTAAGAAAGATGCCGTTTCCAATGTAGTTTTAAATAATCTTTATCAAAGTACCTCGCTTCAAAGCGCATTCAGCGTTAACAATGTTGCACTTGTTAAAGGTCGTCCGCAAACTTTAAATCTTAAACAGCTTATCCATTATTTTGTTGAACATCGTCATGATGTTGTAATCAGAAGAACAAAATATGAATTAAGAGAAGCAGAAAAAAGAGCTCATATACTGGAAGGCTTACTAATAGCACTCGATCATCTTGATGAAGTTATTGCTTTAATTCGTGCATCAAAAACTCCGGATGAGGCGAAAACAGGCCTTATGGAAAAATTCAACCTTTCGGAAATTCAATCAAAAGCCATTTTGGCAATGCGTCTGCAACAACTTACCGGACTTGAACGAGAAAAGCTTCAGCAGGAATATAATGATTTGATGGAGCTGATCAAGCGTCTGAAGTTGATCCTGGAAGATGATAATATGTGTATGCAGATAATAAAAGAGGAACTCATTGAAATAAAAGAAAAATATAACGATAAACCTCGTACAGAAATTATTCATGCTGCTTCCGATTTCAGAATAGAAGATACCATTGCTGATGACAGCGTGGTAATCACTATTTCGCATATGGGTTATATCAAGCGCACCATGCTTACCGAATACCGTGTGCAAAGCAGGGGAGGTAAAGGTTCCAAAGGAAGCGATATCCGTGATGAAGATTATATTGAACATGTATTTGTTGCAACAATGCATGAATATATGCTTTTCTTTACAGAAAAAGGGAAATGTTTCTGGCTCCGGGTATATGAAGTTCCTGAAGGAACCAAAGCATCCAAAGGAAGAGCGATTCAGAATGTAATAAATATTCCGCCTGATGACAAAGTAAAAGCATTTATCAATGTTAAAAGTCTTGATAAAGAAGAATACATCAATAATAATTTTATTATACTTTGTACTAAGAAAGGTACAATAAAGAAAACTTCACTTGAAGCATATTCTCGTCCAAGGTCAAGTGGAATAAATGCGATTAATATTAAGGAAGACGATCAGTTGCTCGAAGCAAAACTCACTAATGGTACCAATGAAGTATTGTTGGCTAATCTTTCAGGACGAGCAATACGATTTAATGAATCGAAAGTTCGCCCGATGGGAAGAAATGCTACCGGTGTAAGGGGAATTACACTTGCAGGAAAAGATGATGAAGTTATTGGAATGGTTTGTATCGAAAAGGATATTTATGATATTCTTGTTGTTTCTGAAAATGGTTATGGAAAACGTTCCAAACTTGAAGATTACAGAATAACAAACAGAGGCGGTAAAGGAGTAAAAACTCTAAATATCACAAATAAAACCGGAAAGCTGATTGCTTTAAAAGAAGTATTGGACACTGATCATTTAATGATAATCAACAAATCTGGTATTACGATACGTATGGAAGTGAAATCGCTTCGAGTTATGGGGCGTGCAACACAAGGAGTTCGTTTAATTAAAATGAATGATGACGACTCTATTGCTTCTGTAACACCAATTGAAGAGGAAAAACTGAATGGAAATGGAAATCCTGACAATGATTCAGAAATTTCAGATATTGACGATAATATGGAAAATGTTAATGTTGTTTCTGAAGACAACATGAATGAGAAAGATGAATAA